The Thalassoroseus pseudoceratinae genome has a segment encoding these proteins:
- the tssG gene encoding type VI secretion system baseplate subunit TssG codes for MGSTHRPTTDPVNTPDASEHETWKDELHAEPWRFQFLQVLRRLENQHAAYPRLGTSSHPADDPVRLRHSPGMEFSPANLTEFQPADTVDSEDVHEQPTTDELFSKFFGLLGPNGPLPLHLTEYALEREQHFDDPTFRAFLDVFHHRMMLLFYRAWATAQPTVQYDRPDEDHYGVVLGSLLGIGLPSQRNLSAVPDATKLHFAGHLSRQTRNAEGLISLLRHIFRVPVDVESFTGHWVRIPETAQTRLGEESTSNQLGVSAVLGDTLWDRQSRCRVILGPVPAPLFRRLLPGGDLHTLLADAITDYVGNELACDVTLILAGRDVPQTRLGFEPEPPKNVGCELGFNTWLLSGEESSDRDDLTMSDELLRRRTNVVPSKE; via the coding sequence TTTCAATTCTTGCAAGTGCTCCGTCGATTGGAGAATCAACACGCAGCGTATCCACGGTTGGGCACGTCGTCGCATCCGGCGGACGATCCAGTCCGACTTCGGCATTCGCCGGGGATGGAATTTTCACCGGCCAACCTCACGGAATTTCAACCGGCGGACACGGTCGACTCCGAGGATGTCCACGAGCAACCAACCACCGATGAACTGTTTAGCAAGTTCTTCGGTCTGCTTGGGCCGAACGGTCCATTGCCGTTGCATCTGACGGAGTACGCACTCGAACGGGAACAGCATTTCGACGACCCCACATTTCGAGCGTTTCTCGATGTGTTCCATCATCGAATGATGCTGTTGTTCTATCGAGCTTGGGCCACCGCACAGCCGACGGTTCAATACGATCGCCCCGATGAAGACCACTACGGCGTCGTGTTGGGGTCGTTGCTGGGAATCGGTTTGCCGTCGCAACGAAATCTCAGTGCCGTTCCCGATGCCACGAAGTTGCACTTCGCGGGGCACTTGAGTCGGCAGACACGCAACGCGGAAGGTTTGATCAGCCTGTTACGACATATCTTCCGTGTACCGGTGGACGTCGAATCGTTCACCGGCCATTGGGTCCGCATTCCCGAAACCGCACAAACGCGACTCGGTGAGGAATCCACGAGTAACCAACTTGGTGTCTCGGCCGTTTTGGGTGACACGTTGTGGGATCGGCAGTCGCGTTGTCGGGTGATTCTCGGACCGGTACCGGCTCCTTTGTTTCGACGATTGCTGCCCGGTGGCGATCTTCACACGTTGCTCGCCGACGCAATCACTGACTATGTCGGCAACGAACTCGCTTGCGATGTCACTTTGATTCTCGCCGGACGAGACGTGCCCCAAACGCGACTCGGCTTCGAGCCCGAACCGCCCAAGAACGTGGGCTGTGAACTCGGATTCAACACGTGGTTGCTGTCTGGTGAGGAATCGTCCGACCGCGATGATTTGACAATGAGTGATGAACTGCTCCGCCGCCGTACCAATGTCGTTCCATCGAAGGAGTGA
- a CDS encoding type VI secretion system Vgr family protein: MSDQTFTQDDRFAKLTTEFGKDVLLLNSVQGSERMGELFAYRVVVQSQNETVAYTDLLGTGCTIEYGDAYLHGVITDFEQTCESDSIKDNPLDEYTFTFRPWAWLLTQTSHCRTFANMTVSDIVSAVCADAQVDVDIADTPNTRVSDAQYNESDFDFLYRLLQREGLTFFFIHADGSQTMKIVADPASLPDISIDDPEEVRARHHLCTNTVQQTGYDYQNPQNLVVQLDDGGYGTDLQTLQRTLDSQDDLSLDDAAETCTQAYNATWQKRFETLTARSDDPTIQVGRAFNSTWVDRLKSGSDSGESEKVVITNVNLKVTNCRYEPDVATSDDLDIELQYDFVRADRLPGLPTIPNRARIDGIQSAKVIDNADPLNLGRLLLRFFWDGQDDESAASTAWARVCQMWASNSFGGHSVPEVDDEVLCGFENGNPNRPVVIGRLHNSANLPPDGDLTNQTILQTRSGHQLIFTEDDSSETQGIFFHSTNDFSRVVDNDDELKVSNNRTVTIDEGDDSLTLNSGGRSVEIKEGDDELKVNAGDRSVEIAEGDLSVNCEAGNIVQQAGDSISLQAESSISLQVGGNSIEITPEGITLSVGGSAIELSESGVTISGAQITVSADASLELSSSAILEASGSAEVTLQGGIVMIN; the protein is encoded by the coding sequence ATGTCCGACCAGACGTTCACACAAGACGATCGGTTCGCCAAACTCACAACCGAATTCGGCAAAGACGTTCTCCTGCTGAATTCCGTTCAAGGGTCGGAACGGATGGGCGAACTTTTTGCGTATCGGGTCGTGGTCCAATCGCAGAACGAAACCGTCGCATACACGGATTTGCTTGGAACCGGTTGCACGATCGAGTACGGCGATGCGTATCTTCATGGCGTGATCACCGACTTTGAACAAACGTGCGAGAGCGATTCCATCAAGGACAATCCGCTCGACGAGTACACCTTCACATTCCGTCCTTGGGCATGGCTGCTCACGCAGACGAGCCATTGCCGCACGTTCGCGAACATGACGGTCAGCGATATCGTGTCGGCGGTCTGTGCGGATGCCCAAGTTGATGTCGACATCGCTGACACACCGAACACTCGCGTTTCCGATGCCCAATACAACGAATCGGATTTCGATTTCCTCTACCGTTTGCTGCAACGCGAAGGACTTACGTTCTTTTTCATCCATGCGGACGGTTCGCAAACGATGAAAATTGTTGCCGACCCCGCCTCGCTTCCCGACATTTCGATTGACGACCCTGAGGAAGTTCGGGCGCGTCATCACCTCTGCACGAACACTGTTCAGCAGACCGGCTACGATTATCAAAACCCACAGAATCTGGTGGTCCAATTGGATGATGGCGGTTATGGAACCGACCTACAGACTTTGCAACGCACCCTCGACTCGCAGGATGACTTGTCGCTGGACGATGCCGCCGAAACCTGCACACAGGCATATAATGCCACTTGGCAGAAACGCTTTGAAACGCTAACCGCTCGCAGCGATGACCCCACCATTCAAGTCGGTCGGGCATTCAATTCGACCTGGGTTGACCGCCTGAAAAGTGGCAGCGATTCCGGTGAGAGCGAGAAGGTCGTAATCACGAATGTGAACCTGAAAGTCACCAACTGCCGATACGAACCGGACGTCGCGACCAGCGACGATCTCGACATCGAGTTACAGTACGACTTTGTACGTGCGGATCGCCTGCCGGGTTTGCCGACGATTCCAAATCGGGCGCGGATCGATGGGATTCAATCCGCGAAAGTTATCGACAATGCCGACCCGCTGAACCTCGGCCGTTTGCTGCTGCGGTTTTTCTGGGATGGCCAGGACGACGAATCCGCCGCCTCGACGGCATGGGCGCGGGTCTGCCAGATGTGGGCGTCGAATAGTTTTGGCGGTCATTCCGTTCCGGAAGTCGACGACGAAGTTCTCTGCGGTTTCGAGAACGGAAATCCGAATCGGCCGGTGGTGATCGGTCGGCTACACAATTCCGCCAACTTACCACCGGATGGCGATCTCACGAACCAAACCATTCTGCAAACCCGCTCTGGACATCAACTCATTTTCACCGAGGATGACAGTTCGGAAACGCAAGGGATATTCTTTCACTCCACGAACGACTTTTCGCGTGTCGTCGACAACGATGACGAACTGAAAGTCTCCAACAATCGGACCGTCACGATTGATGAAGGTGACGACTCGCTGACGCTGAATTCCGGCGGCCGCTCCGTTGAAATCAAGGAAGGTGACGACGAACTCAAGGTGAATGCTGGAGACCGTTCCGTCGAGATTGCGGAAGGCGATCTGAGCGTGAACTGTGAGGCTGGCAATATCGTCCAGCAAGCCGGGGATTCGATTTCGCTGCAAGCAGAGAGTTCGATTTCGCTGCAAGTTGGGGGCAACTCAATCGAAATCACGCCCGAAGGCATCACGCTTTCGGTCGGCGGTAGTGCGATCGAGCTGTCCGAGTCCGGCGTTACGATTAGCGGTGCCCAAATCACGGTCTCCGCCGACGCAAGTTTGGAACTCAGTTCGTCGGCCATTCTCGAAGCATCCGGGTCCGCCGAAGTCACGCTCCAAGGTGGAATCGTGATGATCAACTAA